One Deinococcus sp. LM3 genomic region harbors:
- a CDS encoding response regulator translates to MNPSDPHTPAPTTILVVDDSVSVRKALERILAPQGYAVRMADSAENALLALEPLPDMILADILMPGMSGLELARILGDRQLNIPVMLMSGIVDEVTQRDAQAAGACGVLRKPFTPTELLPAIEPHLQAALARRQDGPASTEPAPAVSEPTPVPAPQAAAAPAAPAPTAQAPVAAAPVPAAPVPAAPVAPTHTHSGPLASLRAVPGVLGAVLYDADGERQDEFGEALPESFGMYARFLVTAAATASFHLNRGDLSGLQVTYGQQTLLLTPYRDGQLVTLLAAASAAAAVHGWQGAQLN, encoded by the coding sequence CCCGCCCCTACCACCATCCTGGTCGTGGATGACAGCGTCAGCGTCCGCAAAGCCCTGGAACGCATTCTCGCGCCGCAGGGCTACGCGGTCCGCATGGCCGACAGCGCCGAGAACGCCCTGCTGGCCCTCGAACCGCTGCCCGACATGATCCTGGCCGACATCCTGATGCCCGGCATGAGCGGCCTGGAACTGGCCCGCATCCTGGGCGACCGTCAGCTGAACATTCCCGTGATGCTCATGAGCGGCATCGTGGACGAAGTGACCCAGCGCGACGCACAGGCGGCCGGAGCCTGCGGCGTGCTGCGTAAGCCCTTCACGCCCACCGAACTGCTGCCCGCCATCGAACCGCACCTGCAGGCCGCCCTCGCGCGGCGCCAGGACGGCCCGGCCAGCACCGAGCCTGCCCCGGCGGTCAGTGAGCCCACGCCGGTTCCTGCCCCGCAGGCCGCCGCTGCCCCCGCCGCGCCTGCCCCCACCGCGCAGGCACCGGTCGCCGCCGCACCTGTCCCCGCTGCCCCCGTCCCGGCCGCGCCGGTTGCCCCGACGCACACCCACAGCGGCCCGCTGGCCTCGCTGCGCGCCGTTCCCGGCGTCCTCGGCGCGGTGCTGTACGACGCCGACGGCGAACGCCAGGACGAGTTCGGCGAGGCGCTCCCCGAGAGCTTCGGCATGTACGCCCGCTTCCTGGTGACGGCCGCCGCCACCGCCAGCTTCCACCTGAACCGCGGCGACCTGAGCGGCCTGCAGGTCACGTACGGCCAGCAGACGCTGCTGCTGACCCCCTACCGCGACGGGCAGCTCGTGACGCTGCTGGCCGCCGCCAGCGCCGCCGCCGCCGTACACGGCTGGCAGGGCGCCCAGCTGAACTGA
- the yedA gene encoding drug/metabolite exporter YedA → MSAPALSPAPARVLTPLVLLCLGTVYVVWGSTYFGIKVAIETLPPLGMLAARFGVAGALLLLVLRLRGAALPTARQWAASAAVGTLLLGGGTGLVTLAERDASSSVAAMIIAVSPLFAALFGRLWGERTGGREWLGIAVGLIGIALLNAGELRATPLAAALLVLAPLCWTFGSQWSRHLPLPPGLMGSAAEMLTGGGVLLLLSLLMGERWGAPSAASLWALAYLTVFGSLLAYSAYMYLVANTRPALATSYAYVNPVVAVALGVGLGGERLGTLGWAALGVILTGVLLVVWPHRAPTGAAAEPTAEPAAGEGA, encoded by the coding sequence GTGAGCGCCCCCGCCCTGAGCCCGGCGCCCGCGCGGGTCCTGACGCCGCTGGTCCTGCTGTGCCTGGGCACCGTGTACGTCGTGTGGGGCAGCACGTACTTCGGGATCAAGGTCGCCATCGAGACCCTGCCGCCGCTGGGGATGCTGGCCGCGCGGTTCGGCGTGGCGGGCGCGCTACTGCTGCTGGTGCTGCGGCTGCGCGGCGCGGCCCTCCCGACCGCGCGGCAGTGGGCGGCCAGCGCCGCCGTCGGCACGCTGCTGCTGGGCGGCGGCACCGGACTGGTCACGCTGGCCGAGCGGGACGCGAGCAGTTCGGTGGCGGCCATGATCATTGCCGTCTCGCCCCTGTTCGCCGCGCTGTTCGGGCGGCTGTGGGGGGAACGCACGGGCGGCCGCGAGTGGCTGGGCATCGCCGTGGGCCTGATCGGGATCGCGCTGCTGAACGCCGGGGAGCTGCGGGCCACGCCGCTGGCCGCCGCGCTGCTGGTGCTGGCGCCGCTGTGCTGGACCTTCGGCAGTCAGTGGTCCCGGCACCTGCCGCTCCCGCCGGGCCTGATGGGCAGCGCCGCCGAGATGCTGACCGGCGGCGGCGTCCTGCTGCTGCTGAGCCTGCTGATGGGCGAACGCTGGGGCGCGCCCAGCGCCGCGAGCCTGTGGGCGCTGGCGTACCTGACGGTGTTCGGCAGTCTGCTGGCGTACTCGGCGTACATGTACCTCGTGGCGAACACCCGGCCCGCGCTGGCCACCAGTTACGCCTACGTGAACCCGGTCGTGGCGGTCGCGCTGGGCGTCGGCCTGGGCGGCGAGCGGCTGGGCACGCTGGGCTGGGCGGCGCTGGGCGTCATCCTGACCGGCGTGCTGCTCGTCGTGTGGCCCCACCGCGCGCCCACCGGAGCGGCCGCCGAACCGACCGCTGAGCCGGCCGCCGGGGAGGGCGCGTGA
- a CDS encoding antibiotic biosynthesis monooxygenase, translating into MSGDLHLTDTRPSDPVSLVVRRRIRPGREAEYEALLTEANALLARIPGHRGTGVVRPPPGEQEYTLLARFDSLNAAADWELSPERADWLARIAPLVDEHVSFEKQPGLDFWFTPPAAARLRQPPRWKMALLTLAALYPVSVSTSWLFGEALKPWLGHYPMPVRALPQMVVVVLSMTYLVMPAVTRWATPWLRR; encoded by the coding sequence GTGAGCGGCGACCTGCACCTGACCGACACGCGGCCCAGCGACCCGGTCAGTCTGGTCGTGCGCCGCCGCATCCGCCCCGGCCGCGAAGCCGAGTACGAGGCCCTGCTGACCGAGGCGAACGCCCTGCTGGCCCGCATTCCCGGCCACCGCGGCACCGGCGTGGTCCGCCCCCCACCCGGCGAGCAGGAGTACACCCTGCTGGCCCGTTTCGACTCGCTGAACGCCGCCGCCGACTGGGAACTCTCGCCAGAACGCGCCGACTGGCTTGCGCGCATCGCGCCGCTGGTCGACGAGCACGTCAGTTTCGAGAAACAACCGGGCCTGGACTTCTGGTTCACGCCGCCCGCCGCCGCCCGCCTGCGCCAGCCGCCCCGCTGGAAGATGGCGCTGCTGACACTGGCCGCCCTGTACCCGGTCAGCGTCAGCACGTCGTGGCTGTTCGGTGAGGCCCTGAAACCCTGGCTGGGCCACTACCCCATGCCCGTGCGGGCGCTGCCGCAGATGGTTGTGGTCGTGCTGTCCATGACCTACCTCGTCATGCCCGCCGTGACCCGCTGGGCCACCCCCTGGCTGCGCCGCTGA
- the hisD gene encoding histidinol dehydrogenase: MQVLQGSDARRALTRTFNDLPVPDAVLARIEATFGEALTPTQVVERIVADVRERGDDALRDWTERLDGARPDTLAVSADDLHAASVPADLHAAILTAITRVRAFYEQQPAHGFLNHGPDGALGQLVRPLARVGVYVPGGLAPLISTLIHTAVPAQVAGVTDIVIATPPARDGSVHPAILVAARELGLTQVFRAGGAQAIAALAYGTASIPAVDKIAGPGNLFVVIAKRLVYGQTGIESLPGPTETLVVADDSADPRHVAADLLAQAEHNGAEPVLVSTSRELLLRVQAELNAQLEALPEPNRGWARDSVSARMKVVLAGTLDEALELSNLYAPEHLCLLTRDPWSLLGQVQRAGGVFIGEYSMEALGDYVAGPSHVMPTGGTARFMSPVNVRDFQNIISVVGLTEGTLRRIGPAGATLARAEGLEAHARAIESRLPRDPS, translated from the coding sequence ATGCAAGTTCTGCAAGGCTCTGACGCCCGCCGCGCCCTGACGCGCACCTTCAATGACTTGCCCGTGCCGGACGCCGTGCTGGCCCGGATCGAGGCGACCTTCGGCGAGGCCCTGACCCCCACGCAGGTCGTGGAACGCATCGTGGCCGACGTGCGTGAGCGCGGCGACGACGCCCTGCGCGACTGGACCGAGCGGCTGGACGGCGCGCGCCCCGACACGCTGGCCGTCAGCGCCGACGACCTGCACGCCGCGAGCGTACCGGCCGACCTGCACGCCGCCATCCTGACCGCCATCACCCGCGTGCGGGCCTTCTACGAGCAGCAGCCCGCGCACGGGTTCCTGAACCACGGCCCGGACGGCGCGCTGGGGCAACTGGTGCGGCCGCTGGCGCGCGTGGGTGTGTACGTGCCGGGCGGGCTGGCCCCGCTGATCAGCACCCTGATTCACACGGCGGTGCCCGCGCAGGTGGCGGGCGTGACGGACATCGTGATCGCCACGCCGCCCGCCCGTGACGGTAGCGTTCACCCGGCCATCCTGGTCGCGGCGCGCGAACTGGGCCTCACGCAGGTGTTCCGCGCCGGGGGTGCGCAGGCCATCGCGGCGCTCGCGTACGGCACGGCCAGCATTCCCGCCGTGGACAAGATCGCCGGGCCGGGCAACCTGTTCGTGGTGATCGCCAAGCGACTGGTGTACGGCCAGACCGGCATCGAGAGTCTGCCCGGCCCGACCGAGACGCTGGTCGTGGCGGACGACAGCGCCGACCCGCGCCACGTGGCCGCCGACCTGCTCGCGCAGGCCGAGCACAACGGCGCGGAACCGGTGCTCGTCTCGACCAGCCGCGAGCTGCTGTTGCGCGTGCAGGCCGAACTGAACGCGCAACTGGAGGCGCTGCCGGAACCCAACCGGGGCTGGGCGCGTGACAGCGTCTCGGCGCGCATGAAGGTCGTGCTGGCCGGCACGCTGGACGAGGCGCTGGAGCTCTCGAACCTGTACGCCCCCGAGCACCTGTGCCTGCTGACCCGTGACCCCTGGAGCCTGCTGGGGCAGGTGCAGCGCGCCGGGGGCGTGTTCATCGGCGAGTACTCCATGGAGGCGCTGGGCGATTACGTGGCCGGACCCAGTCACGTCATGCCGACCGGCGGCACGGCCCGCTTCATGAGCCCGGTGAACGTGCGGGACTTCCAGAACATCATCTCGGTGGTGGGCCTGACCGAGGGCACGCTGCGCCGCATCGGGCCGGCCGGGGCGACCCTGGCGCGCGCCGAGGGTCTGGAGGCGCACGCCCGCGCCATCGAGAGCCGCCTGCCCCGCGACCCGTCGTGA